In Pseudomonas sp. Q1-7, the genomic window TCGCCGATGGTGTAGTTGCGCACGTGCCCCATGTGTAGCTTGCCGCTCGGGTAGGGGAACATCGACAGGCAATAGAAGGTGTCCTTGCCGGGCTGCTCACTCACTTCAAAGGATTTGTGCGCGTCCCAGTGGGCTTGCGCGGCGGCTTCGATTTCGCGGGGCTGATACTGTTCGTGCATGGCTACTGGCGCTGGAAGATGGAGTTCCCCGGACCGGTCACGCGGGCTTTGGCCGCGCTTCCGGACGTTGGGGGAAACGGAAATTCAAGCGCCGTAGCATACATGACCCCCGTCGGCCTAGGGAAACCCTGAATGCACCGGCGGGCGTCCGTCGGCAAACGCCGCGCCGTTTGTCGCAGGCGCCTTGCGGCGAAGAAGCGAACGCTAAGCTTTTCATAAGCAATGCAAGCGTTTACGCAGTTCGAGGTGCCGGATGGGTGAGTTGCGGCGGACGGATTCAGGGAACGGGCTCTACGAGCGGTTGTTGCACCGGCTGGCCTTGGCGCTGGATGAAGCGGATACGGCGGTTCGCTTGCGCGATGAGGAACCGCGCGAGTTGGAACTCAAGGGGCTGACGCCGGCCGAGATGGAGTTGATCCGCGCCTATCTGGATCGCGATACGCGTTGGTTGCGTGGCTGGCACGCGGCCGCCGAGGAAATGGCCGCGAGGGAGGCAGTGGCCTCGCAACGCTTCGCCTTGAAACCCCGCCCCATGCCGGAACGCCGCCAGCAGCTTTGCTGCGCCATGTGCGGCACCCCGGCCATCTGGCAGCGCGGGCAGGGCGTGCAGGCCTGCATGTCCTGTGGCTCCCAGCTTTTCCGCACGTCCGATCCCCGCTAGGCTCCGGGCACCGGGGAGGTGCCCAATGCCGATTCGTTACATCCTCAAGCAGTTCCTGCTGCCGCCCGGCGGCCTGCTTCTTCTGTTGCTGCTCGCCTGGTGGTTGCGCCGGCGCATGCCGCGCTTGTCACTGGTCTGCTTCATCGCCGGGCTCGGCGGCCTTTGGCTGATGAGCCTGCCGATCATGGTCGAGTGGTCCGCGCGGGCGCTGGAGCAAGAGCCTCCGCTGGCGGAAGCCGAGTGGCCGGGCCTTCCCGGCCGGGTGGACGCCATCGTGGTGCTGGGTGGCGGGCGAGAGCGTGATGATCCGGCCTGGCGTGCCGACCAACCCTCGGCCATGGCTCTGGAGCGCCTGCGCTACGCGGCTCGGCTGGCCCGTGCCGGCAATCTGCCTGTGCTGACCAGCGGCGGCTTGCATTACGGCGAGCCACCCACTGAGGCGTCGATCATGGCCGAGGTACTGAAGCGCGACTTCGGCGTGGCGGTGCGTTGGCAGGAAGGCGAAAGCCGTACCACCTGGGAGAACGCCACCCACAGTGCGAAGCTGCTGCAGCCCCTGGGCGTTCGCCGGGTGCTGCTGGTCACCCAGGCTGCGCACATGCCCCGTGCCCGCTGGTGCTTCGAGCGTGTCGGCTTCGACGTGGTCGCGGCACCCATGGGCTACTTGGGGGTTCCCAACGGCCGGCCGCTGGGCGGCTGGCTGCCGGAGAGCAAGGCGGTCTGGCAGAGCGGGATGCTGCTGAACGAGGCTGTGGGATTGCTGGCCTATCCGTTGGCCTATGACTGAACGGGGTAGGGGCTGGGGCCGCTTCGCGGCCCTTGGCGAATGAATTCTCCCCTGCAGGGAAGTTGCGTGGTCATACCGTCTTGGCAATCCGGCTGGCCAACAGGGCCCAGGCGAACAGCAGGCCGCAGAGGATCACCAGGGGCCAGGCACGCCACTGCAGGTAAGGCGTCAGCCCCTGCATGGGCAGGACCTCGCCGTACAGCACGCCTTGCTGGAACTGCGGGATGCCTGCGGTGATTCGACCGAACGGGTCGATCAGCACGGTGACGCCGTTGTTGGTGGCGCGGATCATCCAGCGGCCGGCTTCCAGGGCACGCATCTGGGCCATCTGCAGATGCTGCAGGGGGCCGATGGAGGTGCCGAACCAGGTGTCGTTGCTCACCGTCAGGAGGATATCGCTCTTGGCCGCCAGGTTGGCGGCGAACTCGGGATAGACGACCTCGTAGCAGATGTACGGGGCGATGCGGTAACCCTTGGCCAGCAACGGGCCCTGGTTGGAGTCGCCGCGGGCGAAGTCGGACATGGGCAGGTCGAAGAAGGCGATCAACCCGCGCAGCAGGTCTTGCAGCGGAACGTACTCGCCGAAGGGCACCAGTTTCTGCTTGAGGTAGGTGCCTTCGCCCTGGCCGACCACGGTGATGCCGTTGTAGTAGCGTTTTTCGCCCCGTTCGTTGTTCTGGCGAATCGGCACGCCAGTGATCAGGGCGGACTGGCGATCGTTGGCGAAACGGTTCATCACGCCGAGGTAGCCGTCGACGAACTCCTTGAGGACTGGTACGGCGGTTTCCGGCCAGACGATCAGGTCGGCTTTCTGTGCGCTGAAGGTCATGTCGCGGTAGAGGGCAAGCTGGGCGTTGAGCTGCTCGGGGTCCCACTTCAGGTTCTGTTCGATGTTGCCCTGCATGGCCGCCACCTTCAGCGGCTCGCCGGCAGGTTGGGTCCAGGCGTGGCCTTTGAGTGCCACGCCCAGGGTCCAGGGCGCGACCAGCAGGGCGATGCCTGCCGCGAGGAAGGCGGGGCGCTTGCGCAGGTGCGCCAGGTTCACCAGCAGGGCGGCGGTCAGCGCCAAGGTGAAGGAGAGCAGCCAGACGCCGCCCAGCGGCGCCAGGCCGGCCAGCGGTCCGTCGAGTTGGCTGTAGCCGGCGTAGAGCCAGGGGAAGCCGGTGAGGAACCAGCCGCGGAAGGCTTCCTGGGCCAGCCACAGGGCGGCGAAGGCCAGGGTGTCGGCCAGGGCCGCTTCGCTGCGGCGCAGCCAGCGCGCCCAAAGCCAGGCGGGCAGGGCGAAGAACAGCGCCACCCCGGCACTGAAGCCGACGGTGAGGAAGCTCGCCAGGGGCACCGAGGCGGCGCCGTAGTCGTGGATGCTGACGTAGATCCAGCCGGTTCCGGCCAGGAACAGGCCGAGGCCGTAGCACCAGCCACGCGAGAACGCCGGCTTGGGCGCCAGGTCGCGCAGGCCGAGGTAGAACAGCGCCAGGGATAGGAGTTGCAGGGGCCAGAAATCGAAGGGGGCGAACGCCAGAGGCGTCAGGGCGCCGGCGCCCAGCGCCAGAAGGTTGCCCGGCCAGCCGGGGCGGGTGATCCAGTTCATGCTCGGTCCTTGGGCGGGTGGGGAGCTGGAGTAGCGTGCGGGGCGGGATTATCCACGGGCGCCCCTCCACTGTGGAAGGGGCGCCCGCGTATCAGTGGGACAGCGGGGAGAGACGCAGCAGATGAATGCGGCGACTGTCGGCGTTGAGCACGCGGAAGCGGAAGTCGCCGAGCTCGGTGGTTTCGTTGCGCTTGGGCAGGTGGCCGAAGGCACCCATGACCAGGCCGCCGACGGTGTCGAACTCGTCTTCGGAGAAGTCGGTCTCGAAAAATTCGTTGAAGGCGTCGACCGGGGTCAGCGCCTTGACGATGAAGTCGCCGCTGGGCAGTGGCTTGATGTAGCTGTCTTCCTCGACGTCATGCTCGTCCTCGATGTCGCCGACGATCTGCTCCAGCACGTCTTCGATCGTCACCAGGCCGGCGACGCCGCCGTATTCGTCGATGACCACGGCCATGTGGTTGTGGTTGGCGCGGAATTCGCGCAGCAGCACGTTGAGGCGCTTGGACTCTGGCACGAAGGTGGCCGGCCGGAGCAGGTCCTTGATGTTGAAAGGCTGGCTGCCGTCCTGGAGGATCAGCGGCAGCAGGTCCTTGGCCAGCAGGATACCCATGACGTCATCCAGGCTTTCGCCGATGACCGGGTAGCGGGAGTGGGCGGCATCGATGATCGCCGGGAGGAACTCCTTCGGCGACTGGTTCGCCCTGATGCTGATCATCTGCGAGCGCGGCACCATGATGTCGCGCACCTGCAGGTCGGCAACCTGGATGGCGCCTTCGACGATCGACAGCGCCTCGCTGTCGAGCAGTTTGTTCTGGTGGGCTTCGCGCAGCAGCTCGAGGAGCTCCTGGCGGCTTTTCGGTTCATGGGCAAAGGCCTGGGTCAGCTTTTCCAGCCAGGACCTGTGCCCGTTGCTCGATCGATCTTCGCTCATATGTCCTTTGCTCGGTGCTTCTTATTGGTCTTCGTCGTCGTAGTAAGGGTCGGGGTGGCCAAGCTCGGCCAGCAATTCCCGTTCCAGGGCTTCCATTTCCTCGGCTTCCTCGTCCTCGATGTGGTCGTAACCCAGGAGGTGGAGGCAGCCGTGTATCACCAGGTGCGCCCAGTGCGCTTGCGGGGACTTGCCCTGTTCGGCAGCTTCCCGCGCCACCACCGGTGCGCAGATCACCAGGTCGCCGAGCAACGGGATGTCCAGCAATTCATCGGGAACGTCGGCGGGGAAGGAGAGCACATTGGTAGCGTAGTCCTTGTGCCGCCAGGTGCGGTTGAGTTCGCGGCCCTCGGCTTCGTCCACCAGTCGTATGGTCAGCTCGGAGTCGGCGCTGCGCTGGCGCAGGGCCAGTTCGCACCAGCGACGGAAGTCCTCCTCGCTCGGCAGGTCCTGGACCGTGCTGGCGAGCTGCAGGTCGAGTTCAAGCATGGTCGTCTATCGCGCCCGGGTCGTTGTCGGCTGGCTTGGCCTTGGCGGCCTGCTGGCGGCTGTCGAAGCGGTCGTAGGCTTCGACAATGCGTTGTACCAAGGGGTGGCGCACCACGTCCTGGGACTTGAAGTGAGTGAAGCTGATGCCCGGCACGTCACGCAGCACGTCGATCACGTGGGTCAGGCCCGAGCGGGTGCCGCGAGGCAAGTCGATCTGGGTGATGTCGCCAGTGATCACGGCGGTGGAGCCGAAGCCGATACGGGTCAGGAACATCTTCATCTGCTCGACGGTGGTGTTCTGACTTTCGTCGAGAATGATGAAGCTGTTGTTAAGGGTGCGGCCGCGCATGTAGGCCAGCGGGGCGACTTCGATCACCTGTTTCTCGATCAGCTTGGCCACGTGGTCGAAACCGAGCATTTCATAGAGTGCGTCGTAGAGGGGGCGCAGGTAGGGATCGATCTTCTGTGACAGGTCGCCGGGGAGGAAGCCGAGCTTTTCGCCGGCCTCGACCGCCGGGCGTACCAGCAGGATGCGGCGCACCTGTTCGCGCTCCAGGGCGTCCACGGCGCAGGCCACTGCCAGGTAGGTCTTGCCGGTACCGGCCGGGCCGATGCCGAAGTTGATGTCGTGGTCGAGGATCGACTTCACGTAGTTCTGCTGGTTGGCACCGCGCGGGCGGATCTGGCCCTTGCGGGTGCGCAAGGTCACGGCCTCGGTCTTGGGGCTCGCTTCGTCCATGCCGGTTTCGCGCAGGAACAGGTGCACCATGTCGGGCTCGAGTTCGATGGCTTCGGTTTCGCGGTAGAGACGGCGCAGGAGGTTTTCCGTGGCGCGGGTGCGTTGCGGGTCGCCGACCAGTTCGAACTGGTTGCCGCGGTTGCGGATTTCGATGCCCATGCGCTGCTCGATCAGGCGCAGATGCTCGTCGAACTGGCCGCATAGGTTGGCGAAGCGGCGGGCTTCAAAGGGTTCCAGGGTGAAGCGGTGCAGATCCAGGGAGGCGTTCAATGTCGTGTGTTCGCCCTTGGGCGTAGAAAAGGGATGACTGGAAGAATAACCCCGAGGGCCCGGCTGGGAAAGCCAGGGCCCGTCAGACCTTAGTGCAGGTTTTCTTCGAGCAGACTGCCGCGCAGGGAGTGGGGCAGGGCATCGTCGATGCGCACGTCGACGAACTGGCCGATCAGGCGCGCGTTGGCGCTGCGGAAGTTGACGATGCGGTTGTTCTCGGTGCGGCCCTGGAGCATGCCCGGGTCCTTCTTGGAGAAGTCGCTGACCAGGATGCGCTGGACGCTGCCCACCATTCGTCGGCTGATCTCGAAGCCCTGCTGGTTGATGCGGCCCTGGAGAATCTGCAGGCGCTGCTTCTTCACTTCTTCCGGCGTGTCGTTCGGCAGGTCGGCCGCCGGAGTGCCGGGGCGCGAGCTGTAGACGAAGGAGAAGGAGAAGTCGAAACCGACGTCTTCCACCAGTTTCATGGTCTGCTCGAAGTCCTTGTCGGTCTCGCCGGGGAATCCGACGATGAAGTCCGAGCTGATGCAGATGTCCGGCACTGCCGCCTTGAGCTTGCGGATGCGCGATTTGTATTCCAGTGCGGTGTGGTTGCGCTTCATCGCCGCGAGGATGCGGTCGGAGCCCGCCTGCACCGGCAGGTGGACGAACTTCACCAGCTCCGGCACCTCGGCGTGGGCCTGGATCAGCGCGTCGGAAAATTCCAGCGGGTGCGAGGTTGTGTAGCGAATGCGGTCGATACCGTCGACGGCGGCGACCACGCGGATCAGCTCGGCGAAGTCGGCGATGCGGCCGTCATGGGTCAGGCCGCGGTAGCCGTTGACGTTCTGGCCCAGCAGGGTCACTTCGCGGACGCCGTTCTCGGCCAGGTGGATCACTTCGGCCAGTACGTCGTCGAACGGGCGGCTGACTTCCTCGCCGCGGGTATAGGGCACCACGCAGAAGGTGCAGTACTTGCTGCAGCCTTCCATCACCGAGACGAAGGCGCTGGGGCCGTCGACGCGCGGTTCGGGCAGGCGGTCGAACTTCTCGATCTCGGGGAAGCTGATGTCCACCTGGGGCTTGCGGGTGACGCGGGCGGCGTCGATCATCTCCGGCAGGCGGTGCAGGGTCTGCGGGCCGAACACGACGTCCACGTAGGGCGCGCGCTCACGGATGGCGGCGCCTTCCTGGCTGGCCACGCAGCCGCCGACACCGATCACCAGTTCCGGGTTCTGCTGTTTCAGCTCGCGCCAGCGGCCAAGTTGCGAAAACACCTTCTCCTGCGCCTTCTCGCGGATCGAGCAGGTGTTGAGCAGAATCACGTCGGCTTCTTCGGCGCGTTCGGTTACCTCCAGCGCCTGATGTTCGCCGAGCAGGTCGACCATGCGCGACGAGTCGTACTCGTTCATCTGGCAGCCGTGGGTTTCGATATAGAGCTTCTTGGCCATGCACTTAGCAATCAGGTGGTTCGAAGAACCGCGCATTATAGTCGCCATCCCGCGCTGTTCCTAGCGCCGGCTGCCTGGCGGCTATGCTATGATCTGCGCCCCCGAAATCCGCTGTGACGACCCGCCAATCCGCCATGAGCAAGTCCGACCCCATCTACAAGGTGATCTTCCTGAACCAGGGCCAGGTGTACGAGATGTACGCCAAGCAGATCTACCAGAGCGACCTGTGGGGATTCCTGGAGGTGGAAGAGTTCGTCTTCGGCGAGCGCACCCAGGTGGTGGTCGACCCCAGTGAGGAGAAGCTCAAGGCCCAGTTCGAGGGCGTTGTGCGCAGTTTCCTGCCGATGCATTCGATCATCCGCATCGACGAAGTGGAGCGCTTGGGCACGCCGAAGATCAGCGAGGCGAAAGGCAGCGGCAACGTGATGCCGTTCCCCATGCCGATGCCGGAGAAGTAGGCAGTCGTTTCGGCGTCTTGAGTCGCTTCAGGGCAGCGGCGCGAAGGGCGAGCCGCCGTCGGCGGCCTGCAGTTCCAGCAGGTAGTTGCGGAAGATCTGGCCCAGCACCTGGGTGGCGATTTCCAGCTCGTCGGTACGCATCTGCGCGGCCACCAGGTCGGCGCTGTCCATTGCTTCGTCCGAACCGTTCACCGCCGCCATCTTCAGCACGATGTAGGCCTGCACATTGTTGGCCGGCACGCCTTCGCCCCGGAAGAACATGTTGCCCAGCCGCAGTTGCGCCTGCGCATGGCCCTTGAGGGATGCCTGCTCGAACCATTGCAGGGCCTGGGCCAGGTCGCGCGGGGTGCGTTTGCCGTCGTAGTAGAACTCGCCGAGTTCGTACTGGGCTTCGGCATCGCCGCTCTGGGCGGCCTGCTGGCAGGCGGAAACGGCTTCCGAGAGGTTCTCCGGCAGGCTGTTCAGGCTGCAGCGGCCGGTGGCAGGAATCAGCAGGGAGTTACCGCCGGCATTGGCCAGCAGCGGCAGGGAGAGCAACAGGCAGCCCAGGATCAGGGCGCGGCCGGTGCGGTTCATGGGGATCACAGCGCCTCGGAAGCAGTGCGGGCATCATGCCCGGCCGGCGAAAAACGCGCCGACCGTCACATTATGAAATAAGCCGGGACGATCTTACAAAGCCTTTACGGGGGTGGCGGCGTCGGGGCGTCCGGGCGGCGCGTGAGCGGCGTGGCGCGGGGCGGTTTGCTGTAACGAATGGATAACAGATGGGCCGACCCGGCCCGCGCAGGGTGCGCTGGCCGGGCGGTGAGCGGGCTCAGGCCTGCTTGAGCCTGGAGAAGGCGCGCTCGGCAGCGTCCAGGGTGATCGCCAGTTCCTGGTCACCGTGGGCGATGGAGGTGAAGCCCGCTTCGTACGCGCTCGGCGCCAGGTACACGCCGCCCGCCAGCATCAGGTGGAAGAAGTGCTTGAAGCGTTCGGCGTCGCTGGCCATCACATCCTGGAAGGTGATGATGTCGTCGGCGCCACTGAAGTAGAGACCGAACATGCCGCCCGCCTGGGTGGTGACGAAGGGGATGCCGGCGGCATCGGCGCGTTGTTGCAGGCCGTCGAGCATGCGGGTGGTGTAGTCGGTCAGCTCGGCGTGGAATCCCGGGCGGCTGATCAGCTTCAGGGTGGTCAGACCGGCGGCCATGGCCAGCGGGTTACCGGAAAGGGTGCCGGCCTGGTAGACCGGGCCCAGCGGGGCGATGTGGGACATGATTTCGCGTTTGCCGCCGAAGCAGCCCACCGGCATGCCGCCGCCGATGATCTTGCCGAAGGTGGAGAGATCCGGGGTGATGCCGTAGTAGGCCTGGGCGCCGCCGAGGGCGACGCGGAAGCCGGTCATCACTTCGTCGAAGATCAGCACCACGCCGTGTTGGTCGCAGAGGCGGCGCAGGCCTTCGAGGAAACCTGGCGCCGGCGGTACGCAGTTCATGTTGCCGGCCACCGGCTCGACGATGATGCAGGCGACTTCGTTGCCGACGTCGGCCAGGGTCTTTTCCACTGCTTCGATATCGTTGAACGGCAGGGTCAGGGTGTGCTGGGCGAAGGCCGCCGGCACGCCCGGGGAGCTGGGCACGCCCAGGGTCAGGGCGCCGGAACCGGCTTTCACCAGCAGGGAGTCGGAGTGGCCGTGGTAGCAGCCCTCGAACTTGATGATGCTGTCGCGGCCGGTGAAGCCACGGGCCAGACGGATGGCGCTCATGGTGGCCTCGGTGCCGGAGCTGACCATGCGCACCATTTCCATGGACGGCACCAGGGCGCAGACCAGGTCGGCCATTTCCACTTCCAGCGCGGTCGGTGCGCCGTAGGACAGGCCGTGGTCCAGTTGCTTGCGCACGGCGTCCAGTACGTCCGGGTGGCTGTGGCCGAGGATCATCGGGCCCCAGGAGCCGACGTAGTCCACATAGCGCTTGTCGTCCTCGTCCGTCACGTAGGCGCCTTCCGCGTGCTTGAAGAACAGCGGCGTGCCACCGACGCTCTTGAAGGCGCGGACCGGCGAGTTGACGCCGCCAGGGATGTGTTTCTGGGCGTTGGCGAAGAGGGTTTCGGAACGGGACATGGCAGGTCTCTCTTTCAAGCGAATTCGGGATCAGGCGGCGTCGAACAGCGCGCTGAAGGCGCGGGCGCGGCGTTCCACCTCGGCGGCCGAGTCGGCGCCGAACAGGGCGTGGATCACCGCGACCATGCTGGCGCCGCGGGCGATCAGCTCGGGGGCGTTATCCAGGGTCACGCCGCCGATGGCGACGATGGGGGCCTGGAAGCGATTCCGGGCCTGCTCCAGCAGGTCCAGGGTGGCGGCGGGCGCGCCCGGCTTGGTCTGGGAATTGTAGAAGCGGCCGAAGGCGATGTAGCTGGCACCTTCCCTGATGGCCGCGTCGGCCAAGTCGAGGCTGGCGTGGCAGGTGCCGCCGATGATCGCCTGGCGACCGAGCAGGGCGCGGGCGGCGGCCAGGGAGCCATCGCTCTGGCCCAAATGGAGGCCGACACCCAGTCGAGCGGCCAGTTCGGCGTCATCGTTGATGATCAACTGGGCACCATGGCGGGCGCACAGCTCGCCCAGGGCCTCGGCTTCGCGCAGGCGACGGGCTTCGTCGCTGGATTTGTCGCGGTACTGCAGCAGCTTGGCGCCACCCTTGAGGGCCGCTTCCACGAAGGGCAGTAGCTTGCCGCCGGCCAGCAACTGGCTGTCGGTGATGGCATAGAGACCACGGAGTTTCATTGGCAGAAGTCCAGCGGCAGGCGACGCGGCACGTACTGGCCGTGGCCGGGTTGTTCGGCGTCACGCAGGGTGCGCCAGGTGTAGTCGAGGGCGCTGCGCACGGCGCTGGACAGTTCTTCGCCCAGGGCCAGGCGGCCGGAGAGGGCGCTGGCCAGGGTGCAGCCGGAGCCGTGGTAGCTGCCCGGCAGGCGCTGGCAGGTGAAGGTGTGGTGCTCGCCGTTCCGGGTGTAGAGACGGTTGTGGACTTCGGTCTCGTCGCCGTGGCCGCCGGTGATCAGCAGGTTGCGGCAGAAGGGCAGGAGCTTTTCCGCGCACTGGTCCGGCGTGCCGTCGGGCAGCTCGGCGAGGATGCGCGCTTCCGGCAGGTTCGGGGTGGCGATGGTGGCCACCGGCAGCAGGCGTTCGCGGATCGCATAGCCGACTTCGTCCTTGCCCAGGGCGCCGCCGCCGCCGGCACGCAGTACCGGGTCGCAGACCAGCGGTACGCCCGGCAGGGACTGCATGATTTCCAGGACGGTTTCGACCATTTCCACCGAGCCGAGCATGCCCAGCTTGACGGCGGCCACCGGCAGGTCGGCGATCACGGCGCGGGCCTGGGCCAGCACCCATTCGCGGTCGAGGACGCGGAAGTCGGAAACGTTGACGGTATCCTGCACGGTCAGGGCGGTCACCGCCGGGGCGGCGTGGCAGCCTTGCGCGATCAGGGCTTCGATATCCGCCTGGAGGCCGGCGCCACCACTGGGGTCGTGGCCGGAAAGGCAGAGGACTACGGGGCGAGAGTGGGTCGTTTTCATGGTCGGCGAGCTTACCACTAAACACCCCGCCGGGCCGCACCGGCGGCGCTTTGCCCCAGGGTGACCGGCGGCGGTTCCGTTCGTCGGGC contains:
- a CDS encoding YdcF family protein; amino-acid sequence: MPIRYILKQFLLPPGGLLLLLLLAWWLRRRMPRLSLVCFIAGLGGLWLMSLPIMVEWSARALEQEPPLAEAEWPGLPGRVDAIVVLGGGRERDDPAWRADQPSAMALERLRYAARLARAGNLPVLTSGGLHYGEPPTEASIMAEVLKRDFGVAVRWQEGESRTTWENATHSAKLLQPLGVRRVLLVTQAAHMPRARWCFERVGFDVVAAPMGYLGVPNGRPLGGWLPESKAVWQSGMLLNEAVGLLAYPLAYD
- the lnt gene encoding apolipoprotein N-acyltransferase — its product is MNWITRPGWPGNLLALGAGALTPLAFAPFDFWPLQLLSLALFYLGLRDLAPKPAFSRGWCYGLGLFLAGTGWIYVSIHDYGAASVPLASFLTVGFSAGVALFFALPAWLWARWLRRSEAALADTLAFAALWLAQEAFRGWFLTGFPWLYAGYSQLDGPLAGLAPLGGVWLLSFTLALTAALLVNLAHLRKRPAFLAAGIALLVAPWTLGVALKGHAWTQPAGEPLKVAAMQGNIEQNLKWDPEQLNAQLALYRDMTFSAQKADLIVWPETAVPVLKEFVDGYLGVMNRFANDRQSALITGVPIRQNNERGEKRYYNGITVVGQGEGTYLKQKLVPFGEYVPLQDLLRGLIAFFDLPMSDFARGDSNQGPLLAKGYRIAPYICYEVVYPEFAANLAAKSDILLTVSNDTWFGTSIGPLQHLQMAQMRALEAGRWMIRATNNGVTVLIDPFGRITAGIPQFQQGVLYGEVLPMQGLTPYLQWRAWPLVILCGLLFAWALLASRIAKTV
- a CDS encoding HlyC/CorC family transporter; translated protein: MSEDRSSNGHRSWLEKLTQAFAHEPKSRQELLELLREAHQNKLLDSEALSIVEGAIQVADLQVRDIMVPRSQMISIRANQSPKEFLPAIIDAAHSRYPVIGESLDDVMGILLAKDLLPLILQDGSQPFNIKDLLRPATFVPESKRLNVLLREFRANHNHMAVVIDEYGGVAGLVTIEDVLEQIVGDIEDEHDVEEDSYIKPLPSGDFIVKALTPVDAFNEFFETDFSEDEFDTVGGLVMGAFGHLPKRNETTELGDFRFRVLNADSRRIHLLRLSPLSH
- the ybeY gene encoding rRNA maturation RNase YbeY codes for the protein MLELDLQLASTVQDLPSEEDFRRWCELALRQRSADSELTIRLVDEAEGRELNRTWRHKDYATNVLSFPADVPDELLDIPLLGDLVICAPVVAREAAEQGKSPQAHWAHLVIHGCLHLLGYDHIEDEEAEEMEALERELLAELGHPDPYYDDEDQ
- a CDS encoding PhoH family protein; protein product: MNASLDLHRFTLEPFEARRFANLCGQFDEHLRLIEQRMGIEIRNRGNQFELVGDPQRTRATENLLRRLYRETEAIELEPDMVHLFLRETGMDEASPKTEAVTLRTRKGQIRPRGANQQNYVKSILDHDINFGIGPAGTGKTYLAVACAVDALEREQVRRILLVRPAVEAGEKLGFLPGDLSQKIDPYLRPLYDALYEMLGFDHVAKLIEKQVIEVAPLAYMRGRTLNNSFIILDESQNTTVEQMKMFLTRIGFGSTAVITGDITQIDLPRGTRSGLTHVIDVLRDVPGISFTHFKSQDVVRHPLVQRIVEAYDRFDSRQQAAKAKPADNDPGAIDDHA
- the miaB gene encoding tRNA (N6-isopentenyl adenosine(37)-C2)-methylthiotransferase MiaB produces the protein MAKKLYIETHGCQMNEYDSSRMVDLLGEHQALEVTERAEEADVILLNTCSIREKAQEKVFSQLGRWRELKQQNPELVIGVGGCVASQEGAAIRERAPYVDVVFGPQTLHRLPEMIDAARVTRKPQVDISFPEIEKFDRLPEPRVDGPSAFVSVMEGCSKYCTFCVVPYTRGEEVSRPFDDVLAEVIHLAENGVREVTLLGQNVNGYRGLTHDGRIADFAELIRVVAAVDGIDRIRYTTSHPLEFSDALIQAHAEVPELVKFVHLPVQAGSDRILAAMKRNHTALEYKSRIRKLKAAVPDICISSDFIVGFPGETDKDFEQTMKLVEDVGFDFSFSFVYSSRPGTPAADLPNDTPEEVKKQRLQILQGRINQQGFEISRRMVGSVQRILVSDFSKKDPGMLQGRTENNRIVNFRSANARLIGQFVDVRIDDALPHSLRGSLLEENLH
- a CDS encoding DUF1820 family protein, coding for MSKSDPIYKVIFLNQGQVYEMYAKQIYQSDLWGFLEVEEFVFGERTQVVVDPSEEKLKAQFEGVVRSFLPMHSIIRIDEVERLGTPKISEAKGSGNVMPFPMPMPEK
- a CDS encoding tetratricopeptide repeat protein; amino-acid sequence: MNRTGRALILGCLLLSLPLLANAGGNSLLIPATGRCSLNSLPENLSEAVSACQQAAQSGDAEAQYELGEFYYDGKRTPRDLAQALQWFEQASLKGHAQAQLRLGNMFFRGEGVPANNVQAYIVLKMAAVNGSDEAMDSADLVAAQMRTDELEIATQVLGQIFRNYLLELQAADGGSPFAPLP
- the hemL gene encoding glutamate-1-semialdehyde 2,1-aminomutase — translated: MSRSETLFANAQKHIPGGVNSPVRAFKSVGGTPLFFKHAEGAYVTDEDDKRYVDYVGSWGPMILGHSHPDVLDAVRKQLDHGLSYGAPTALEVEMADLVCALVPSMEMVRMVSSGTEATMSAIRLARGFTGRDSIIKFEGCYHGHSDSLLVKAGSGALTLGVPSSPGVPAAFAQHTLTLPFNDIEAVEKTLADVGNEVACIIVEPVAGNMNCVPPAPGFLEGLRRLCDQHGVVLIFDEVMTGFRVALGGAQAYYGITPDLSTFGKIIGGGMPVGCFGGKREIMSHIAPLGPVYQAGTLSGNPLAMAAGLTTLKLISRPGFHAELTDYTTRMLDGLQQRADAAGIPFVTTQAGGMFGLYFSGADDIITFQDVMASDAERFKHFFHLMLAGGVYLAPSAYEAGFTSIAHGDQELAITLDAAERAFSRLKQA
- the thiE gene encoding thiamine phosphate synthase, with amino-acid sequence MKLRGLYAITDSQLLAGGKLLPFVEAALKGGAKLLQYRDKSSDEARRLREAEALGELCARHGAQLIINDDAELAARLGVGLHLGQSDGSLAAARALLGRQAIIGGTCHASLDLADAAIREGASYIAFGRFYNSQTKPGAPAATLDLLEQARNRFQAPIVAIGGVTLDNAPELIARGASMVAVIHALFGADSAAEVERRARAFSALFDAA
- a CDS encoding hydroxymethylpyrimidine/phosphomethylpyrimidine kinase, with amino-acid sequence MKTTHSRPVVLCLSGHDPSGGAGLQADIEALIAQGCHAAPAVTALTVQDTVNVSDFRVLDREWVLAQARAVIADLPVAAVKLGMLGSVEMVETVLEIMQSLPGVPLVCDPVLRAGGGGALGKDEVGYAIRERLLPVATIATPNLPEARILAELPDGTPDQCAEKLLPFCRNLLITGGHGDETEVHNRLYTRNGEHHTFTCQRLPGSYHGSGCTLASALSGRLALGEELSSAVRSALDYTWRTLRDAEQPGHGQYVPRRLPLDFCQ